A genomic window from Gemmatimonadaceae bacterium includes:
- the infB gene encoding translation initiation factor IF-2, producing MSKIRVSELAAEFGIGADEVLTMLRAMDIPARTPASPLADDHVARARARWEREKRNRTETEAAPAKKKAAPKKKAAAKSADAKPAAKKKVAAKKAAKAEPEPAPAPAEEPVKTTRRRRAADVQKAEEEAAAAAAAAEAAAAVAEAERAARAAKEAEVAAKAAKEAEELAAARARADEAERQRQAELAAQAPTAAPAAPDAPSASAPPAATPRSAASEPARPRPIAPAPPRPRPVSGMNLPPRPIASATPGGGLGGGRRDDRGRTAGPGGGTGFGPNAAPSSGPRRGKKGKRVDQEQVTANISRTMRQMGGGTSKRRGGRDDSAAREELAAMRAEIAEREKTTIRVNEFITVSELAESLKVPATQIVSFAFKHLGLMVTINQRMDFDQIELIASEFGFIAVREEDYAAAPEEVEVDATEDLRPRPPVVTIMGHVDHGKTSLLDYIRKATVVAGEAGGITQHIGAYHVSLPDGRQITFLDTPGHEAFTAMRARGAQVTDIVVLVVAADDAVMPQTIEAISHAKNAGVPMIVAINKIDLPTANAMKVRQDLLQHGVVLEDFGGTTLASEISAKKGTGVPALLEQILLQAEILDLKANPDRRATGSVVEAQLDQGKGAVATILVQNGTLKVGDDFICGLHSGRVRALLDERGKQVKEAGPAVPVQVLGLTGVPMAGDQFICVADAQEAREIAQRRERLDREAKSRRTAKGAVSLEDFMAQAGSGEKRQLKLLIKADQGGPAEALADALQQLSNEEVQVEVVARAVGAVTESDILLAKASGAIIIGFHVRPDTKARAAADREGVEIKLYRIIYEAVADVRAALEGLLRPESKEVVVGEAEVRETFKVPKIGVIAGCYVRSGVINRQGRVRVVRDGVEVYDGTIGSLRRFKDDAKEVKEGYECGIGIENFNDLKVGDVIETYRTEEVARTLQPASAG from the coding sequence TTGAGCAAGATCCGGGTAAGTGAGTTGGCAGCGGAGTTTGGCATCGGCGCCGATGAAGTGCTGACGATGCTGCGCGCGATGGACATTCCTGCACGGACGCCGGCGTCACCGCTGGCGGACGACCACGTGGCGCGCGCGCGTGCCCGATGGGAGCGCGAGAAGCGCAACCGCACCGAGACCGAGGCCGCGCCGGCCAAGAAGAAGGCCGCGCCCAAGAAGAAGGCGGCGGCCAAGTCCGCGGATGCGAAGCCCGCGGCCAAGAAGAAGGTCGCCGCCAAGAAGGCTGCCAAGGCCGAGCCCGAGCCTGCACCGGCACCTGCGGAGGAGCCGGTGAAGACGACCCGTCGCCGCCGCGCGGCAGACGTGCAGAAGGCCGAGGAAGAAGCGGCGGCTGCAGCCGCTGCCGCCGAGGCTGCCGCCGCCGTCGCCGAAGCAGAGCGTGCCGCGCGTGCCGCCAAGGAAGCCGAGGTTGCCGCCAAGGCCGCCAAGGAAGCCGAGGAGCTTGCTGCCGCCCGTGCCCGTGCCGACGAAGCCGAGCGCCAGCGCCAGGCCGAGCTCGCCGCCCAGGCGCCGACCGCAGCCCCCGCGGCACCAGACGCCCCCAGCGCGTCCGCGCCGCCGGCAGCCACGCCGCGGTCGGCGGCGAGCGAGCCGGCGCGTCCGCGTCCGATCGCGCCGGCTCCGCCGCGCCCGCGTCCGGTCAGCGGGATGAACCTCCCGCCGCGCCCGATCGCCTCGGCCACGCCGGGGGGCGGCCTCGGTGGGGGACGTCGCGACGACCGTGGCCGCACGGCCGGCCCCGGCGGTGGAACCGGCTTCGGGCCCAACGCGGCCCCGTCGTCGGGGCCGCGCCGCGGCAAGAAGGGCAAGCGCGTGGACCAGGAACAGGTCACCGCCAACATCTCGCGCACGATGCGCCAGATGGGCGGCGGCACGTCCAAGCGCCGCGGCGGCCGCGATGACTCCGCCGCCCGCGAGGAGCTCGCCGCGATGCGCGCCGAGATCGCCGAGCGCGAGAAGACGACGATTCGCGTGAATGAGTTCATCACGGTCAGCGAGCTCGCCGAGAGCCTCAAGGTCCCGGCCACGCAGATCGTCTCGTTCGCGTTCAAGCATCTCGGGTTGATGGTCACCATCAACCAGCGGATGGACTTCGACCAGATCGAGCTCATCGCGAGCGAGTTCGGCTTCATCGCCGTGCGCGAAGAGGACTACGCCGCGGCGCCCGAGGAAGTCGAGGTCGACGCGACCGAGGACCTGCGTCCGCGCCCGCCGGTCGTGACCATTATGGGTCACGTCGACCACGGCAAGACCTCGTTGCTCGACTACATCCGCAAGGCCACCGTCGTCGCCGGCGAAGCCGGCGGCATCACGCAGCACATCGGCGCGTACCACGTGTCGCTGCCCGACGGCCGCCAGATCACCTTCCTCGACACGCCGGGCCACGAGGCCTTCACCGCGATGCGCGCCCGTGGCGCGCAGGTGACGGATATCGTCGTGCTGGTCGTCGCCGCGGACGACGCCGTGATGCCGCAGACCATCGAAGCCATCTCGCACGCCAAGAACGCCGGCGTGCCGATGATCGTGGCCATCAACAAGATCGACCTGCCCACCGCCAATGCGATGAAGGTCCGCCAGGACCTGCTGCAGCACGGCGTGGTGCTCGAGGACTTCGGCGGCACGACGCTGGCCTCGGAGATCAGCGCCAAGAAGGGCACCGGCGTGCCCGCCCTGCTCGAGCAGATCCTCCTCCAGGCCGAGATCCTCGACCTCAAGGCCAACCCCGACCGTCGCGCGACGGGCTCGGTGGTGGAAGCCCAGCTCGACCAGGGCAAGGGAGCCGTCGCGACGATCCTCGTGCAGAACGGCACGCTCAAGGTCGGCGACGACTTCATCTGCGGCCTGCACTCCGGCCGCGTGCGTGCGCTGCTCGACGAGCGCGGCAAGCAGGTCAAGGAGGCGGGCCCGGCGGTGCCGGTGCAGGTGCTCGGCCTCACCGGCGTCCCGATGGCCGGCGACCAGTTCATCTGCGTGGCCGACGCGCAGGAAGCGCGCGAGATCGCCCAGCGCCGCGAGCGGCTCGACCGCGAAGCCAAGAGCCGCCGCACCGCCAAGGGTGCGGTGTCGCTCGAGGACTTTATGGCGCAGGCCGGCTCGGGCGAGAAGCGGCAGCTCAAGCTGCTCATCAAGGCCGATCAGGGCGGTCCGGCGGAAGCGCTCGCCGACGCGCTGCAGCAGCTCAGCAACGAGGAGGTGCAGGTCGAGGTCGTGGCCCGCGCCGTCGGTGCCGTCACCGAGAGCGACATCCTCCTCGCCAAGGCCTCGGGCGCCATCATCATCGGCTTCCACGTGCGGCCGGACACCAAGGCCCGCGCCGCTGCCGATCGCGAAGGCGTCGAGATCAAGCTCTACCGCATCATCTACGAGGCGGTCGCCGACGTGCGCGCCGCGCTCGAAGGCCTGCTGCGGCCGGAGTCCAAGGAAGTCGTCGTCGGCGAGGCCGAGGTCCGCGAGACCTTCAAGGTCCCGAAGATCGGCGTCATCGCCGGCTGCTACGTGCGCTCGGGCGTCATCAACCGCCAGGGCCGCGTCCGCGTGGTCCGCGACGGCGTCGAGGTCTACGACGGTACGATCGGCTCGCTGCGTCGCTTCAAGGACGATGCGAAGGAAGTCAAGGAAGGCTACGAGTGCGGCATCGGCATCGAGAACTTCAACGACCTCAAGGTCGGCGACGTGATCGAGACCTACCGCACCGAAGAAGTCGCGCGGACGCTCCAGCCGGCCTCGGCCGGCTGA
- the nusA gene encoding transcription termination factor NusA, whose amino-acid sequence MAGSAEILMALRELADSKQIQRGELHDLLKDGILAALAKKHGPTVQAEVDIDDAKGDIRIVILKKVVEEVADEVTEIDLEEARYEDPDYQPGDLMEIPVSFEEFGRSAVQAAKQRIVQRVREGERTKIRDEFSGRVGDLLSGEIQQIERGKIVVMLNKFREAEAIIPYREQNHRETYSQGEPVRAVLKRIEETPKGPRLILSRADALFVQALFRLEVPEIQSGIVEVRAASREVGSRTKIAVVSKDDAIDPVGACVGLKGARVQAVVQELGGERIDIVPWSNDPERFAKLALAPAKVARVFSDPTAKTIQAVVDEDQLSLAIGRNGQNVRLASELTGWKIDLYSSREWLERGGDIPLFAPLPDEDAADVPLSDIEGMATATVAVLEAGGYRTLNDIIDLDRDDFLKLPGIAPEEADRIMAILDELTEVGGESAAE is encoded by the coding sequence ATGGCGGGTTCAGCCGAGATCCTGATGGCGCTGCGCGAGCTGGCGGACAGCAAGCAGATCCAGCGCGGGGAACTGCACGATTTGCTCAAGGACGGCATCCTGGCCGCCTTGGCCAAGAAGCACGGCCCGACCGTGCAGGCCGAGGTGGACATCGATGACGCCAAGGGAGACATCCGCATCGTCATCCTCAAGAAGGTCGTCGAGGAAGTGGCCGACGAGGTGACGGAGATCGACCTCGAGGAAGCCCGCTACGAGGATCCCGACTACCAGCCCGGCGACCTGATGGAGATCCCGGTCTCCTTCGAGGAGTTCGGACGCAGCGCCGTGCAGGCCGCCAAGCAGCGCATCGTGCAGCGCGTCCGCGAGGGCGAGCGCACCAAGATCCGCGACGAGTTCTCCGGCCGTGTCGGCGACCTGCTCTCCGGCGAGATCCAGCAGATCGAGCGCGGCAAGATCGTCGTGATGCTCAACAAGTTCCGCGAAGCCGAAGCCATCATCCCGTATCGCGAGCAGAACCACCGCGAGACGTACTCGCAGGGCGAGCCGGTGCGCGCCGTGCTGAAGCGCATCGAGGAGACGCCGAAGGGCCCGCGCCTGATCCTCTCGCGCGCCGACGCCCTCTTCGTGCAGGCGCTGTTCCGCCTCGAGGTCCCCGAGATCCAGTCGGGCATCGTCGAGGTGCGTGCGGCCTCGCGTGAAGTCGGCAGCCGCACCAAGATCGCCGTCGTCTCCAAGGACGATGCCATCGACCCGGTCGGCGCCTGCGTCGGCCTCAAGGGCGCCCGCGTGCAGGCCGTCGTGCAGGAGCTCGGCGGCGAGCGCATCGACATCGTGCCTTGGTCCAACGACCCGGAGCGCTTCGCCAAGCTGGCGCTCGCGCCGGCCAAGGTCGCGCGCGTGTTCAGCGACCCGACGGCGAAGACGATCCAGGCCGTCGTGGACGAGGACCAGCTCTCGCTGGCCATCGGCCGCAACGGGCAGAACGTGCGTCTGGCGTCGGAGCTCACGGGCTGGAAGATCGACCTGTACTCAAGCCGCGAGTGGCTGGAGCGCGGTGGCGACATCCCGCTCTTCGCGCCGCTGCCGGACGAAGACGCGGCCGACGTGCCGCTTTCCGACATCGAGGGGATGGCCACGGCGACCGTCGCGGTGCTCGAGGCGGGCGGCTACCGCACGCTCAACGACATCATCGATCTCGACCGCGACGACTTCCTGAAGCTTCCGGGCATCGCGCCCGAGGAAGCCGATCGCATTATGGCCATTCTCGATGAGCTCACCGAGGTCGGTGGCGAATCGGCGGCGGAGTAG
- a CDS encoding ribosomal L7Ae/L30e/S12e/Gadd45 family protein, which translates to MDEARQKKVLGLLGLGVRGRLALVGVDRVREAVKGGKVRVAVVARDASPNSRQKVDGLLAGRGVPTLEVDSAATLGQVAGRETTAIIGVVDDKLAAGILAAARLADAGREA; encoded by the coding sequence GTGGACGAGGCCCGGCAGAAGAAGGTGCTCGGGCTCCTCGGACTCGGCGTACGCGGACGGCTCGCGCTGGTCGGGGTGGACCGGGTGCGGGAGGCGGTGAAGGGTGGGAAGGTGCGGGTGGCGGTCGTCGCGCGTGACGCCTCGCCCAACTCCCGCCAGAAGGTGGACGGGTTGTTGGCGGGACGGGGGGTGCCGACCCTCGAGGTGGATTCGGCGGCGACGCTCGGGCAGGTCGCGGGACGCGAGACCACGGCCATCATCGGCGTGGTGGACGACAAGTTGGCTGCGGGGATCCTGGCGGCCGCCAGACTGGCGGACGCAGGACGAGAGGCCTAA
- a CDS encoding zinc dependent phospholipase C family protein: protein MNRRAVGIALGAVALLALFPTDALAWTPGTHVMLGEALLRSADLLLPTALAQLLKTHPFEFLYGSIAADTSFAKRYARIGRHCHYWHVGDEILDRARDDALRAFGYGYLAHLAADVVAHNHFVPHQLAISSTTSGAGHAYWEARFESALGEQWSRRAREVILLDHWQADDHLDRILSPTIFSTSTNRRIFRGMVHASDLSPYQRMLSLMATNSRWPLRAPSVTAHLDRAFDHIVDLLVRGADADARRADPSGEEALHEAKRIRRGALERGGERAARKDAADRFALPPAELQWVRRLPKPLYEPLADVAS, encoded by the coding sequence ATGAACCGCAGGGCCGTGGGCATCGCGCTGGGCGCCGTGGCCCTGCTCGCGCTCTTCCCCACGGACGCGCTGGCCTGGACGCCCGGGACGCACGTGATGCTCGGCGAGGCGCTGTTGCGCTCCGCGGACCTGCTGCTCCCGACGGCGCTGGCGCAGCTGCTCAAGACGCATCCGTTCGAGTTCCTGTACGGCTCGATCGCGGCGGACACGAGCTTCGCCAAGCGCTACGCGCGCATCGGGCGCCACTGCCACTACTGGCACGTCGGCGACGAGATCCTCGACCGTGCGCGCGACGACGCGCTGCGCGCCTTCGGCTACGGCTACCTCGCGCACCTGGCCGCGGACGTGGTGGCGCACAATCACTTCGTACCGCACCAACTGGCGATCTCGAGCACCACGAGCGGCGCCGGGCACGCGTACTGGGAGGCGCGCTTCGAATCGGCGCTCGGGGAGCAATGGTCGCGGCGCGCGCGCGAAGTGATCCTTCTCGATCACTGGCAGGCGGACGACCATCTCGACCGCATCCTGTCGCCGACGATCTTCAGCACGTCGACCAACCGGCGGATCTTCCGCGGGATGGTGCACGCGTCGGACCTGTCGCCGTACCAGCGGATGCTCTCGCTGATGGCGACGAACAGTCGCTGGCCGTTGCGCGCGCCCTCGGTCACGGCGCACCTGGACCGCGCCTTCGACCACATCGTCGACCTGCTGGTGCGCGGCGCCGATGCCGACGCGCGGCGTGCCGACCCGAGCGGCGAGGAGGCGCTGCACGAGGCCAAGCGCATCCGACGCGGGGCGCTGGAGCGCGGCGGCGAGCGCGCCGCACGGAAGGACGCGGCGGACCGCTTCGCGCTTCCGCCCGCCGAGTTGCAGTGGGTGCGCCGGCTGCCGAAGCCGCTCTACGAGCCGCTGGCCGACGTCGCGAGCTGA
- a CDS encoding polyphenol oxidase family protein, producing MGALPPRLEIPAFAAFGVGAFTTTRDAGDFNLGVEGSGARERWHGLQEALAAQGAPRLASAVQVHGTRVLVHDGTWEGWLRVEGADGHIVIGAGAAAITIADCVPAFIAHPSGVVGIVHAGWRGVAGGILPQALRLFAQLGCPVDECYVHLGPSICGRCYEVGSDVYEQLTGWQTKRPRHVDLRAILGEQAAQLGVAKWSASGECTRCDNADFFSHRAGDAGRQVACIYSGAP from the coding sequence GTGGGCGCGCTTCCGCCACGGCTCGAGATCCCGGCGTTCGCGGCGTTCGGCGTCGGCGCCTTCACCACCACGCGGGACGCCGGCGATTTCAACCTGGGCGTGGAGGGCAGCGGCGCCCGCGAGCGCTGGCACGGGCTCCAGGAAGCGCTCGCGGCGCAGGGCGCACCTCGGCTCGCGTCTGCCGTGCAGGTGCACGGCACCCGCGTGCTCGTGCACGACGGGACCTGGGAAGGCTGGCTGCGCGTCGAGGGAGCCGACGGCCACATCGTCATCGGCGCCGGCGCGGCGGCCATCACCATCGCCGATTGTGTGCCGGCGTTCATCGCACATCCGAGCGGCGTGGTGGGCATCGTCCACGCCGGTTGGCGTGGAGTGGCCGGCGGCATCCTGCCGCAGGCGCTGCGCTTGTTCGCGCAGTTGGGCTGTCCGGTGGATGAGTGCTACGTGCATCTGGGCCCGAGCATCTGCGGCCGCTGCTACGAGGTGGGCAGCGACGTGTACGAGCAGCTCACCGGGTGGCAGACCAAGCGGCCGCGGCACGTGGACCTGCGCGCGATCCTCGGCGAACAGGCCGCGCAGCTCGGGGTGGCCAAATGGTCGGCGAGCGGCGAATGCACGCGCTGCGACAACGCCGATTTCTTCTCGCATCGCGCGGGTGATGCGGGGCGACAAGTCGCCTGCATTTATAGTGGTGCGCCTTGA
- a CDS encoding UvrD-helicase domain-containing protein, translating into MNGASPFPSLNPAQRAAVEHEDGPLLVVAGAGSGKTRVLTARIARLIAERGIAPQEILAVTFTNKAAGEMRERVGRALGEAPTGMWIGTFHGIGARLLRANAALVGRTPEYTIYDQNDLLGVIKRLMKKHGISTDEYEPKGIAAEISAAMNALVGVAEFEDLARTGKAQAAAKVYRDLEETLRAANAVCFDDLLVLPVRILREHEDVRLRLARRFRHVLVDEYQDTNRAQYEFVRLVAGEHRNVAVVGDDDQAIYGWRGADIRNILDFERDYPNAKVVRLEENYRSSAGILELANTVISANLSRRGKTLRATRDGGEPVVLLEAADDRDEAEAVAEAMQEWRRSGHRYSDAAVLYRTNAQSRGMEDAMRRAGVPYRLVGATRFYDRQEIRDLIAWLRLVANPQDDEAFRRAISAPKRGIGDTSVELLAAEATQAGVPLLETSRRAAQGLLPGIRPALKEALDVFVSLVDRLRTLATDMSVDRLLAEIIEHSGYAAALRKDGPEGLERLANVEELKSSAAEVVIEDGGEVGQRPLDHFLQGVTLVTALDQLGPDADAVTMMTVHTAKGLEYGFVFVTGLEDGLFPLIRFADQYDDAGGEDAMEEERRLLYVAITRAGERLVLSWARQRLRGGTILQSRRSRLLDQVDESTVDYRRTVRLRSTSRLAAPTREPSWRRSPRGDSAAGAGAGGARFVRRSPKAEWSPREADIPSFVADEEASQDLPRFVPGERVAHGRFGSGTIAEVSGTGKDAKVTVDFDDETVGRKRLVIAFAGLQRAFE; encoded by the coding sequence GTGAACGGCGCTTCGCCGTTCCCCTCGCTCAACCCCGCCCAGCGCGCCGCCGTCGAACACGAGGACGGCCCGCTGCTCGTCGTGGCCGGAGCGGGCTCCGGCAAGACCCGTGTGCTCACCGCGCGCATCGCGCGATTGATTGCCGAGCGCGGCATCGCGCCGCAGGAGATCCTCGCCGTCACGTTCACCAACAAGGCCGCCGGCGAGATGCGCGAGCGCGTGGGCCGTGCGCTCGGCGAGGCGCCGACGGGAATGTGGATCGGGACCTTCCACGGCATCGGCGCGCGGCTGCTGCGCGCCAACGCAGCGCTCGTCGGGCGCACGCCCGAGTACACGATCTACGACCAGAACGACCTGCTCGGCGTCATCAAGCGCCTGATGAAGAAGCACGGCATCTCCACGGACGAGTACGAGCCCAAGGGCATCGCCGCCGAAATCAGCGCAGCGATGAATGCGCTGGTCGGCGTGGCCGAGTTCGAGGACCTGGCGCGCACGGGCAAAGCCCAGGCGGCAGCCAAGGTGTACCGCGACCTCGAGGAGACGCTCCGCGCGGCCAACGCCGTGTGCTTCGACGACCTGCTCGTGCTGCCGGTGCGCATCCTGCGCGAGCACGAGGACGTGCGCCTGCGGCTCGCGCGCCGCTTCCGGCACGTCCTCGTGGACGAGTACCAGGACACCAACCGCGCGCAGTACGAGTTCGTGCGGCTCGTCGCCGGCGAGCACCGCAACGTCGCCGTGGTCGGGGACGACGACCAGGCCATCTACGGCTGGCGTGGGGCGGACATCCGCAACATCCTCGACTTCGAGCGTGACTATCCCAACGCGAAGGTCGTGCGGCTCGAGGAGAACTATCGCTCGTCCGCGGGGATTCTCGAGCTCGCCAACACCGTCATCTCGGCGAACCTGTCGCGTCGGGGCAAGACGCTGCGCGCCACCCGCGACGGCGGCGAACCGGTGGTGCTGCTCGAGGCCGCAGACGACCGCGACGAAGCGGAAGCCGTGGCCGAGGCGATGCAGGAATGGAGACGCAGCGGGCACCGGTATTCCGACGCGGCGGTGCTCTACCGCACCAACGCGCAGAGTCGCGGGATGGAAGACGCGATGCGCCGCGCCGGCGTGCCGTATCGGTTGGTGGGCGCCACACGCTTCTACGACCGTCAGGAGATTCGCGACCTGATCGCCTGGCTCCGCCTGGTCGCGAACCCGCAGGACGACGAAGCCTTCCGCCGTGCCATCAGCGCGCCGAAGCGCGGCATCGGCGACACCAGCGTGGAGCTGCTCGCCGCGGAAGCGACGCAGGCCGGGGTACCGTTGCTCGAGACGTCCCGCCGCGCCGCGCAGGGGCTCCTGCCCGGCATCCGGCCGGCGCTGAAGGAAGCGCTCGACGTCTTCGTCTCGCTCGTCGACCGACTCCGCACGCTCGCCACCGATATGAGCGTGGATCGGCTGCTGGCGGAGATCATCGAGCACTCGGGCTATGCGGCGGCGCTGCGCAAGGATGGTCCTGAGGGGTTGGAACGGCTTGCGAACGTCGAGGAACTGAAGAGCTCCGCGGCCGAAGTCGTGATCGAAGACGGCGGTGAGGTCGGCCAGCGCCCGCTCGACCACTTCCTGCAGGGCGTGACGCTCGTCACCGCACTCGACCAGCTCGGGCCCGATGCCGACGCCGTCACGATGATGACGGTGCACACGGCCAAGGGGCTCGAGTACGGTTTCGTGTTCGTGACGGGGTTGGAGGATGGGCTCTTTCCGCTCATTCGCTTCGCCGATCAGTACGACGACGCGGGTGGCGAAGACGCGATGGAGGAGGAACGGCGGCTGCTGTACGTGGCCATCACCCGCGCCGGCGAGCGGCTGGTGCTGAGCTGGGCGCGCCAGCGGCTGCGTGGCGGCACGATTCTTCAGTCGCGTCGCTCGCGCCTGCTCGATCAGGTCGATGAGTCGACGGTCGATTACCGCCGCACGGTCCGCCTGCGATCCACTTCCCGCCTCGCGGCGCCGACGCGCGAACCCTCGTGGCGTCGCAGCCCGCGCGGCGACAGCGCCGCGGGCGCGGGCGCGGGCGGCGCGCGCTTCGTCAGGCGCAGCCCGAAGGCCGAGTGGTCGCCGCGCGAGGCGGACATCCCGAGCTTCGTCGCGGATGAGGAAGCCTCGCAGGACTTGCCGCGCTTCGTCCCCGGCGAGCGCGTCGCGCACGGTCGCTTCGGATCGGGCACCATCGCCGAGGTCAGCGGGACGGGGAAGGACGCCAAGGTCACCGTGGACTTCGACGACGAGACCGTGGGGCGAAAGCGCCTCGTCATCGCCTTCGCTGGGCTGCAGCGCGCCTTCGAGTAG
- the murA gene encoding UDP-N-acetylglucosamine 1-carboxyvinyltransferase, whose amino-acid sequence MSTPQFIVEGGRPLAGAIAPTGNKNAALPIVCAALLTSEPVTLENVPRIRDIESLLSLVRAAGASADWTGPNTLVIHAKSVRGDTLPPELCARIRASILLAGPLLARCGEVTLAPPGGDVIGRRRLDTHVLALEALGATHDFGERIVFRAKQLKGADIFLDEPSVTGTENAVMAAVAAKGTTTLHNAACEPHVQDLCEMLIAIGARIEGIGSNLLTIEGGRPLRGGRFRIGPDHIEVGSFIGLAAVTRSRLVIEDAGIQHLRSIRLGFDRLGVRTEVQGKHLVVPAEQELRIKSDLGGAVPKLEDQPWPAFPADVMSIAIVTATQCEGIILIHEKMFESRLFFVDKLVGMGARIVLCDPHRALVSGPTQLRGAQVESPDIRAGMAMLIAALCAKGTSVIQNIGQIERGYERIDERLNALGASIRRVQD is encoded by the coding sequence ATGTCGACGCCCCAGTTCATCGTCGAGGGTGGCCGCCCCCTCGCCGGCGCCATCGCGCCCACTGGCAACAAGAACGCCGCCCTCCCGATCGTCTGCGCCGCGCTGCTCACGTCGGAGCCCGTCACGCTCGAGAACGTCCCGCGCATCCGGGACATCGAAAGCCTGCTCAGCCTCGTGCGGGCGGCCGGCGCCTCCGCCGACTGGACCGGGCCGAACACGCTCGTCATCCACGCCAAGTCCGTGCGCGGGGACACACTCCCGCCGGAACTCTGCGCGCGCATCCGGGCGTCCATCCTGCTCGCCGGCCCGTTGCTCGCGCGTTGCGGCGAGGTCACGCTGGCCCCGCCCGGCGGCGACGTCATCGGGCGGCGGCGGCTCGACACGCACGTGCTTGCGCTCGAGGCCCTCGGGGCCACCCACGACTTCGGGGAACGCATCGTGTTCCGCGCCAAGCAACTCAAGGGTGCGGACATCTTCCTCGACGAACCGTCAGTGACCGGCACCGAGAACGCGGTGATGGCCGCGGTGGCCGCCAAGGGCACGACCACCTTGCACAACGCGGCCTGCGAGCCGCACGTGCAGGACCTCTGCGAGATGCTCATCGCCATCGGCGCGCGCATCGAGGGCATCGGCTCCAACCTCCTCACGATCGAGGGCGGCCGCCCGCTGCGCGGCGGCCGCTTCCGCATCGGGCCGGACCACATCGAGGTCGGCTCGTTCATCGGCCTGGCCGCGGTGACGCGCTCGCGGCTCGTCATCGAGGATGCCGGCATCCAGCACCTGCGCTCGATCCGCCTGGGCTTCGACCGCCTCGGGGTGCGCACCGAGGTGCAGGGCAAGCACCTCGTCGTGCCGGCGGAGCAGGAGTTGCGCATCAAGTCGGATCTCGGCGGGGCCGTGCCCAAGCTAGAGGATCAGCCCTGGCCGGCCTTCCCGGCCGACGTGATGTCCATCGCCATCGTGACCGCGACGCAGTGCGAGGGCATCATCCTCATCCACGAGAAGATGTTCGAGTCGCGCCTGTTCTTCGTCGACAAGCTCGTGGGGATGGGCGCGCGCATCGTGCTCTGCGACCCGCACCGCGCGCTGGTCAGTGGTCCCACGCAGCTGCGCGGCGCCCAGGTCGAAAGCCCCGACATCCGCGCCGGGATGGCGATGCTCATCGCGGCGCTCTGCGCCAAGGGCACCAGCGTCATCCAGAACATCGGCCAGATCGAGCGCGGCTACGAGCGCATCGACGAGCGCCTCAACGCCCTCGGCGCCAGCATCCGCCGCGTGCAGGACTAG